TTTACGACATCTGTCACTTCTATGTGTTCTTTGCTATCGGTGAGCTGATTGCAGACCATATACTGGATAGTAGCAGGTACGCCTTGTATAGCAGCTGGAAATTATTCTGGATCCTCCTGCCCTTCTTTGCAGTGGGCCAGTATTATTTCCTGGTAGCGAATTTAAATAACCAGTACAACCTGTTTGTAGAGGAGCATCAGCCCCTGCTGTTTGCCCTGATAGCGCTTGTGGGTTGTGCTTTTATGATCAATATATCGTTCCTGTTACAACGCTATGGTAGTGTAAAACTGCTGCGGGTAGCGGGATTCCATTCACTTTATATTTACGTTTCCCATGTGTTGGTCGCATCGGCTGTGCGTATGTGCCTGGTAAAGGTGTTTCACATCACCTACCTGCCAGTGTTGTTAGTGATCTGTTTATGCTTTGCCGTTGTAATCCCCATCCTGCTGTACAAAGCGGCTATGCGCGCAGGTGCATGGTGGTTGTATAGCCTGGAAAAGCCCATGGAGCTTAAATTAAGTTAAAACAAAAATGAGCGATCCGAAATACACTTACTGGCTGAAATCCGGCATCTACAGCGGATTACAGAAAATTGCTGTACTCCTGTTCGGGATCGGCAGTGTGCTGGTTTTAACCCGCTCACTGACCAAGTCCGATATGGGCGTATGGAACCTCTTTCTCGTATATACCGGTATTATTGAGATTGTAAGACAGAGCCTGATAAAAAATGCAGTGATCAAATACATCAATGGTCATGCTGCTGAAGAACATCCCCATATACAGTCCGCTGCTTTGTACCTCAATATTCTGATAACAGGCCTGATCGGGATCCTGATAGCAGCCTTTATCATTCCTGTGAGCAAGGTACTGCAGGCGCCTCCACTGGCCATGGTGATGTACCTGTTCCTGCCTGGCTTATTGCTGTTAATTCCCTTCTCCCATTTTGAGTGGGTGCAGAACGCCAATGCTGATTTCAGGGGTATTTTCTGGGGCTACCTGAGCCGGCAGGGCACCAGTTTCCTCTTAATTGTAGCGCATTTGGTATTTACACACAACATCACTTTAACCCACCTGATCCTTTACTTTGACGCTGGCCTGATTTGCGGTACAATCGTATCCGGCTACTTCGCGCGGAACTTTATAGCGAAAAAGATCAAATACCATCAGGAATGGTTTAGCCGCCTCTGGACTTTTGGCAGATGGGTATTCGGTACAAATGTGAGTTCATCATTATTCCGCAATACAGATTCCTTCATCATCTCTTCCTTTTTAGGTACGCCTTCAGTTGCATTGTACAATGTATGCCTGCGTATCTCCAATCTCGTAGATGTACCCAGCCAGGTACTGGGAGATATTCTTTTCCCCAAAACAGCGAAGATGATGGAAGACGGCAACCTGGCAATGGTGAAGTACTACTACGAAAGGGCGGTGGGCACCATCCTCGCCGTTGCAGTACCCGCCAGCCTGGCCATCGTATTGCTGCCTAAGCTGGTGATTGGTATCATCGCAGGACAGGGATATATGGAAGCCGTACCAATTTTGCAGGTAACAATATTTTACGGGCTGTTTCTGCCTTTCATCAAGCAGTTTGGCACTATTATGGATTCAATAGGCCTGCCCAAACTGAACTTTTATGTAATCACTGTAACGGCTATCTGTAATATCTTCATCTGCATGTTCTATACCCGTCAGATGGGATTGATGGGTGCTGCTTACGGCACCATGACCTCATATGGGATCTGCTTTATTATTACGCAGACCATCCTGCACCGTAAGCTCAAAACAAGCTTGCTCAATGTGGTAAAATATATGCTGCAATTCTACCCGGAAGCGTTTTCCGTGGTACAGCAACGTTATTTACTTAAATCAAAAACCAGATGATCAGGAACAGGGATATAATCATCGTTGGCTTACAGCCCTGGGACATCCGGATCGGGAGTAACTGTAAGAACATGGCACACGAGCTGTCACAGCACAACCGTGTACTATACGTGAACCGTGCACTGGACAGGATCTCTGCCCTCCGCGCTTCTGATGACGAGAAAGTGCTGGCCCGGAAAGCAAGCCTGCGGGGAGATACCAATGACCTGCAACCCGTTACGGCTTCACTCTGGACACTGGACCCACGTACCGTACTGGAATCGATCAACTGGATCCCGATGCCCTTGCTCTTTGACAGGATCAACCTGGTCAACAATAAAAGACTCGCCCGCGAAATCAACCAGGCTGCAAAACGACTGGGATTCAGCGATGCACTCCTGTTCATTGACAATGATTTCTTCCGTGCACAATACCTCCCTGAATTGCTGGAAGGTGTGCAGGAGACCATCTATTATATCAGGGATAACCTGACCAGCCAGCCTTATTTCAAAAAACATGGTGTACGGCTGGAACCCCTGCTGATGAAGAAGGCAACCATCGTTGCAGCTAATTCAGCATACCTGGCGGAATATGGCGCTAAGTATAATAAATCATCTTTCGACATCGGTCAGGGCTGCGATTTCAGCTGGCTGAATAATGAGTTGCCGGTAGTACAATCATTCAATAGCCCGGTAATCGGGTATGTAGGTGCACTCATTACCTCAAGGCTGGATCCAGCATTACTGGAAAAGATCGCCACACAGCGTCCTGACTGGAGCCTGGTACTGGTAGGCCCGGAAGATGAAGCATTCCGCAACAGTACATTGCACGAACTAAAAAATGTGCACTTCACAGGGAACCGCCCATCTGAAGAGCTGCCTGCATGGATCCACAGTTTTGATGTATGCATCAATCCCCAGGTGCTCAATGAAATGACCATTGGCAACTATCCCCGCAAGATAGACGAGTACCTG
This window of the Chitinophaga sancti genome carries:
- a CDS encoding lipopolysaccharide biosynthesis protein, whose product is MSDPKYTYWLKSGIYSGLQKIAVLLFGIGSVLVLTRSLTKSDMGVWNLFLVYTGIIEIVRQSLIKNAVIKYINGHAAEEHPHIQSAALYLNILITGLIGILIAAFIIPVSKVLQAPPLAMVMYLFLPGLLLLIPFSHFEWVQNANADFRGIFWGYLSRQGTSFLLIVAHLVFTHNITLTHLILYFDAGLICGTIVSGYFARNFIAKKIKYHQEWFSRLWTFGRWVFGTNVSSSLFRNTDSFIISSFLGTPSVALYNVCLRISNLVDVPSQVLGDILFPKTAKMMEDGNLAMVKYYYERAVGTILAVAVPASLAIVLLPKLVIGIIAGQGYMEAVPILQVTIFYGLFLPFIKQFGTIMDSIGLPKLNFYVITVTAICNIFICMFYTRQMGLMGAAYGTMTSYGICFIITQTILHRKLKTSLLNVVKYMLQFYPEAFSVVQQRYLLKSKTR
- a CDS encoding glycosyltransferase translates to MIRNRDIIIVGLQPWDIRIGSNCKNMAHELSQHNRVLYVNRALDRISALRASDDEKVLARKASLRGDTNDLQPVTASLWTLDPRTVLESINWIPMPLLFDRINLVNNKRLAREINQAAKRLGFSDALLFIDNDFFRAQYLPELLEGVQETIYYIRDNLTSQPYFKKHGVRLEPLLMKKATIVAANSAYLAEYGAKYNKSSFDIGQGCDFSWLNNELPVVQSFNSPVIGYVGALITSRLDPALLEKIATQRPDWSLVLVGPEDEAFRNSTLHELKNVHFTGNRPSEELPAWIHSFDVCINPQVLNEMTIGNYPRKIDEYLALGKPVVATDTVAMRMFASYVYLCSSPADYLAQIETALQEGDNISLQEARKAFALSHTWEQCIGLMGAYLEQTQNVEA